A genomic window from Barnesiella propionica includes:
- a CDS encoding phosphoglycerate mutase family protein, whose product MRQMIELATRNQQKAWEIIRQTDIENSWRSTGADINLVGSLSMGLLMKHRDIDFHIYSSSVSLADDFRIMAKLAENPAIRKIEYANLLNTDEACLEWHAWYEDEEHELWQIDMIHLLKGSRYEGYFENVAKRIAALLTDEIKYAILKLKFETPETEKIMGIIYYQAVIQGGVRTYTEFKEWIKQHPVSGIIEWIP is encoded by the coding sequence ATGAGGCAAATGATAGAATTGGCGACTCGGAACCAGCAAAAAGCATGGGAAATTATCAGACAAACGGATATTGAGAATTCCTGGAGATCAACCGGAGCCGATATTAATTTGGTAGGTTCTTTATCTATGGGGCTATTAATGAAACATAGGGATATAGATTTTCATATCTATTCTTCTTCCGTTAGTTTGGCGGATGATTTCCGGATTATGGCAAAATTGGCGGAAAACCCGGCTATCCGGAAAATAGAGTATGCAAATTTGTTGAATACGGATGAAGCATGTTTGGAATGGCATGCGTGGTATGAAGATGAGGAACATGAACTTTGGCAGATAGATATGATTCATCTTTTGAAGGGTTCCCGATATGAGGGGTATTTTGAAAATGTAGCAAAACGTATTGCTGCTCTTTTGACCGATGAAATCAAATATGCTATCCTGAAATTGAAATTTGAAACACCAGAAACAGAAAAGATCATGGGTATAATTTATTATCAGGCAGTTATTCAGGGTGGTGTGCGGACTTATACCGAATTTAAAGAATGGATAAAACAACATCCTGTATCCGGAATTATAGAGTGGATTCCTTGA